The following are encoded in a window of Falco biarmicus isolate bFalBia1 chromosome 8, bFalBia1.pri, whole genome shotgun sequence genomic DNA:
- the LOC130153872 gene encoding UDP-glucuronosyltransferase 1A1-like isoform X2, translating to MVSSSPGINSLASWVAFFLLLWTFSEGGKLLVVPIDGSHWLSMRPVVERLRQRGHEIVMVVPEINLRIGSSVHYTMKTYSVSYTKEYVEAEFKKMGYRSFTPQPFLEKFSKMANITTMFFDSCKRLLSNKELIKYLEESKFDAVFMDPFFPCGQIVAEHLSLPSVYLVRGLPCSLDFHATLCPNPPSYIPRFFTRYTDRMAFLQRVGNLIVSLSSSLACSFLYSPYDHLIKEFLHQEATVLELLSHASVWLMKYDFVFEYPRPLMPNMVLIGGVSCARERALSQEFEAIVNASGEHGIIVFSLGSMVSEIPMKKAKEIAEALGSVPQTVLWRYTGEAPPNLPKNVKLVKWLPQNDLLAHPKTRAFITHGGSHGVYEGICNAVPMVLMPLFGDQMDNAKRVESRGAGVTLNILEMTSKDISAALKAVINDKKYKENIKRLSDLHLDRPIHPLDLAVHWVEFVMRHKGAPHLRPAAHDLNWIQYHSLDVIAFLLAVVLLSLFISVKCCLFCCRRCCFKKGRTRKPTKSKSH from the exons ATGGTCTCTTCAAGTCCAGGAATTAATTCTCTTGCCTCCTGGGTTGCGTTTTTCCTGCTCCTGTGGACCTTTTCTGAAGGTGGAAAGCTTTTGGTTGTACCTATCGATGGCAGCCACTGGCTCAGCATGCGCCCGGTTGTGGAGCGGCTCAGGCAGAGGGGACATGAAATCGTGATGGTTGTACCAGAGATAAATTTACGGATAGGTTCGTCGGTGCATTATACCATGAAAACATACTCTGTGTCTTACACTAAGGAGTATGTGGAGgcagaatttaaaaagatgGGCTATAGGAGTTTCACACCTCAACCCTTCTTGGAAAAATTCTCAAAAATGGCAAATATTACAACCATGTTCTTCGATTCCTGCAAACGTCTTCTGTCTAACAAAGAACTGATTAAATACCttgaagaaagcaaatttgATGCTGTCTTTATGGatcctttttttccatgtggaCAGATAGTGGCTGAACACCTCTCCCTACCTTCTGTGTACCTTGTACGGGGACTGCCGTGCAGCCTCGACTTCCATGCTACTCTCTGTCCAAACCCTCCTTCGTACATTCCTAGGTTCTTCACTCGCTACACGGACCGCATGGCATTCCTCCAGCGTGTGGGCAATCTCATAGTTAGCCTGAGCAGTTCCCTGGcttgcagttttctttattcGCCATACGATCATTTGATCAAAGAATTCCTCCACCAAGAGGCAACAGTGCTTGAGCTGCTCAGCCACGCATCCGTTTGGCTCATGAAATACGACTTTGTGTTTGAGTACCCCAGGCCCCTAATGCCTAACATGGTCTTGATCGGAGGCGTAAGCTGCGCTCGGGAAAGAGCGTTATCGCAG GAATTTGAAGCTATTGTGAATGCCTCTGGGGAACATGGCATTATTGTCTTCTCGCTGGGCTCCATGGTCTCTGAGATTCCTATGAAGAAAGCCAAAGAAATCGCAGAAGCCTTGGGATCAGTCCCTCAAACG GTTTTGTGGCGATACACGGGAGAGGCGCCTCCCAACCTGCCAAAGAACGTAAAGCTCGTCAAATGGCTGCCACAGAATGATCTTCTAG CTCACCCTAAGACTCGTGCATTTATTACCCATGGAGGCTCACACGGTGTTTACGAGGGCATATGCAATGCGGTGCCAATGGTACTAATGCCTTTATTTGGAGACCAGATGGACAATGCCAAGCGAGTAGAGTCACGGGGAGCAGGAGTGACACTGAATATACTTGAAATGACTTCGAAGGACATATCCGCTGCCCTGAAAGCAGTAATCAACGATAAAAA GTACAAAGAGAACATCAAGCGTCTCTCAGACCTTCACCTTGACAGACCCATCCACCCCCTGGACCTGGCTGTGCACTGGGTGGAGTTTGTAATGAGACACAAAGGGGCTCCACACCTGCGACCCGCTGCTCACGACCTGAACTGGATCCAGTACCACTCTCTGGACGTCATCGCCTTCCTCCTCGCCGTGGtgctcctctccctcttcaTTTCTGTGAAGTGCTGCCTGTTCTGCTGCCGCAGGTGCTGCTTTAAGAAGGGAAGAACaagaaagccaaccaaatcaAAGTCTCACTAG